The following coding sequences are from one bacterium SCSIO 12741 window:
- the cls gene encoding cardiolipin synthase, whose protein sequence is MTPFSYLSAYGNWIVGVVLFAAALTSVYAVVRENGNPTKTLTWVLLIVMFPVVGILLYINFGLNYRRRKLYHIKKTKDIDYYNQLIEEEYYNFDAQKWMDIPEVRGKKDVAKLLLKSSKSLFSITNDVKVLQDGPDTFEALFEALEKAEKFIHIQYYIFEEGQLADRFLEILTRKIQEGVDVRLLYDSVGSFSLSRQFREKMTAAGIQHSRFLPVRFVQLANKINYRNHRKIVIIDCKVGFTGGINVSDKYLTGDHLGPWRDTFIRIEGNAVNGLQFLFLTDWYFASNQQLLYRKFFYQHENKGQTTPVQIVGSGPDSDYAGVMHQYSRIINVARDYVFIQNPYLIPGEIIQNDLITTALSGVDVRIMIPGVSDFKIVKWSSNSYLEDLLKAGVRIFRYQDGFLHSKVILSDDEICSVGTGNMDIRSFELNFEVNALVFDQGTTQELKDRFMKDCEKCVEVTLEEFQNRPYSQKILESFSRLISPVL, encoded by the coding sequence ATGACTCCCTTCTCCTATCTTTCGGCTTACGGTAACTGGATTGTTGGGGTGGTTCTTTTTGCCGCCGCTCTCACCAGTGTTTATGCGGTTGTGCGGGAAAATGGGAATCCGACCAAAACCCTCACCTGGGTCCTCCTCATTGTGATGTTTCCCGTGGTAGGAATTTTACTCTACATCAACTTCGGACTCAACTACCGCAGAAGAAAACTCTACCACATTAAAAAAACCAAGGACATTGATTACTACAACCAGCTGATCGAAGAAGAATACTACAACTTTGATGCTCAAAAATGGATGGACATTCCGGAGGTAAGGGGCAAAAAAGACGTTGCCAAACTACTTCTGAAATCTTCCAAATCCTTATTCTCGATTACCAATGATGTAAAGGTGCTTCAGGACGGACCTGATACTTTTGAAGCCTTATTTGAAGCCCTGGAAAAGGCCGAGAAGTTCATCCACATTCAATACTACATTTTCGAAGAGGGCCAGCTGGCGGATCGGTTCCTGGAAATTCTGACGCGCAAAATTCAAGAAGGGGTTGATGTTCGTCTGCTTTATGATAGCGTTGGAAGTTTTAGTCTTTCTCGCCAGTTTCGTGAAAAAATGACGGCGGCTGGAATTCAACATTCCCGCTTTCTCCCGGTTCGCTTTGTCCAATTGGCCAATAAAATCAATTATCGGAATCACCGAAAAATTGTGATTATCGATTGCAAGGTCGGATTCACAGGGGGAATAAATGTATCGGACAAGTACCTCACCGGCGACCACTTAGGACCCTGGAGGGATACCTTTATCCGAATTGAGGGAAATGCGGTCAATGGTCTGCAGTTCTTGTTTCTTACGGACTGGTATTTCGCCTCCAACCAGCAATTGCTTTACCGCAAATTTTTCTACCAACATGAGAATAAAGGGCAAACTACCCCGGTTCAAATTGTGGGCAGCGGGCCGGATTCAGATTATGCCGGGGTGATGCATCAGTATTCCCGAATTATCAATGTTGCCCGGGACTATGTCTTCATCCAGAACCCCTATTTAATTCCAGGAGAAATAATTCAAAACGATCTGATCACGACCGCTCTTAGTGGTGTGGACGTCCGTATCATGATACCCGGTGTCTCCGACTTTAAGATTGTAAAGTGGAGCAGCAACTCCTACCTCGAAGATCTCTTGAAAGCTGGGGTTCGCATCTTTCGTTACCAGGACGGATTCCTACACAGTAAAGTCATCTTGTCTGATGACGAGATTTGCTCAGTAGGAACGGGCAACATGGACATTAGAAGCTTCGAACTCAACTTCGAGGTGAATGCGCTGGTGTTTGATCAAGGAACCACCCAGGAACTCAAGGACCGGTTTATGAAGGATTGTGAAAAGTGCGTTGAAGTCACCCTGGAAGAATTCCAAAATCGGCCGTATTCTCAAAAAATACTCGAATCCTTCTCCCGACTTATTAGCCCGGTTCTATAG
- a CDS encoding helix-turn-helix transcriptional regulator, which translates to MHTQLTEKETTVLRLIIAGYSTRDIGEKLGIHLNTVSSTKRRIMNKLKVETDIGMLRTALRGGLVKIEEILDNEMAEMVVLESGSEATIYVTEKVGSIKVCIHPGDPT; encoded by the coding sequence ATGCACACTCAATTAACCGAGAAGGAAACCACCGTTCTGCGTTTAATCATTGCTGGGTATTCTACCCGAGACATTGGAGAGAAATTGGGAATTCACCTCAATACGGTGAGCAGTACCAAGAGAAGGATCATGAACAAACTAAAGGTTGAAACCGACATTGGCATGTTGAGAACGGCCCTGCGTGGAGGGCTTGTAAAAATTGAAGAGATTTTGGACAACGAGATGGCCGAAATGGTGGTTCTCGAATCCGGAAGTGAAGCTACTATTTATGTGACCGAGAAAGTAGGAAGCATTAAGGTGTGCATCCATCCTGGAGATCCGACCTAA
- a CDS encoding energy transducer TonB — protein MEEKKSKHLRLEGRRNSFFLMGMVCALSLTLIAFEWKTDYQAEYIAEPLEITDWGEELPPITPYRKKAVALPEPTPKNPNMTPDQGFVMIDDFERPTFQNSSQKKAFDESGDVDVFEGLEEEPLEEEGYISVDPGVLDIPIEAKETMPTFCECEGIQSDDARKKCNDELLQTYLGSNLRYPHQELDLGVEGTAFVQYVVSRKGQVEQIRVGSHSEGFKAEAKRVVSNLPCIRPAYQNGHTVAVRYVIPIHFKIH, from the coding sequence ATGGAAGAGAAAAAATCAAAACACCTGAGATTGGAAGGTCGGAGAAACTCCTTTTTTCTGATGGGAATGGTTTGCGCCCTGTCCCTAACCCTCATCGCCTTTGAATGGAAAACCGATTACCAGGCAGAATACATTGCCGAGCCACTGGAAATAACAGATTGGGGAGAAGAGCTACCGCCCATAACTCCCTACCGGAAAAAAGCGGTTGCCTTGCCTGAACCTACTCCTAAGAATCCTAACATGACTCCTGATCAGGGTTTTGTGATGATCGATGATTTCGAGCGTCCCACGTTTCAGAATAGTTCACAGAAAAAAGCATTTGATGAAAGTGGTGATGTGGATGTTTTTGAGGGGTTGGAAGAAGAACCTTTGGAAGAGGAAGGGTACATTTCGGTAGATCCGGGAGTACTGGATATTCCCATTGAAGCCAAAGAAACCATGCCCACCTTTTGCGAGTGTGAGGGAATCCAATCCGACGATGCCCGGAAAAAATGCAATGATGAATTGTTGCAGACTTACCTCGGTTCAAACCTCCGTTACCCACATCAGGAATTGGATTTAGGAGTGGAAGGTACTGCGTTTGTTCAATACGTTGTAAGTCGTAAAGGTCAGGTAGAACAAATCCGAGTAGGAAGTCATTCCGAAGGATTTAAGGCAGAAGCCAAGCGAGTGGTTTCCAATTTACCTTGCATTCGTCCAGCCTATCAAAACGGACATACTGTAGCTGTTCGTTACGTGATTCCGATTCATTTTAAAATACATTAA
- a CDS encoding metallophosphoesterase: MNARLLIPLLIILLYVLSDVWLYKRLKKWYGERPSWRWIGKTYWASVIIIVLGLGLIFYRMVAPPIFPSIWTNWFIGFSFSVLVCKMLLGIWMMLDGFIHLPFWVRQKVTGKAPSERYSNSRRKFVQTSGIVMAGLPFLSMVKGITFGKYDYRVHRVPLTFPNLPKAFDGFTIAQLSDIHTGSFDSKSSVLKGIEMVNDLKADLVVFTGDLVNSRSDEVLPFMDIFSKLSSPNGVMSTKGNHDYGIYYQWENQEAHTQDQLNLAKYHKELGFDLLNNENRILEKDGEKMAIVGVENWGLPPFPQVGDLDKALQGTEEVPFTVLLSHDPSHWDEKVLSHSRNIDLTLSGHTHGMQFGVDLTWLKWSPVKYKYPRWAGLYREADQYLYVNRGFGFIGFPGRVGILPEITLFELKRG; this comes from the coding sequence ATGAATGCCCGTCTTCTCATCCCTCTGCTCATCATTTTGTTATACGTTTTATCAGACGTTTGGCTCTACAAACGACTCAAAAAATGGTACGGTGAGCGTCCTTCCTGGAGGTGGATCGGCAAGACCTATTGGGCATCGGTAATCATCATTGTTTTGGGCTTAGGTCTGATTTTTTACCGCATGGTAGCCCCTCCGATTTTCCCTTCCATTTGGACCAATTGGTTTATCGGATTTTCATTCTCGGTATTGGTCTGTAAAATGTTGCTGGGAATTTGGATGATGTTAGACGGATTCATCCATCTACCTTTTTGGGTTCGTCAAAAAGTGACAGGAAAAGCACCTTCTGAACGCTATTCCAATTCGCGTCGGAAGTTTGTTCAAACTTCAGGAATCGTTATGGCCGGGCTTCCCTTTCTTTCTATGGTCAAGGGGATCACCTTTGGGAAATACGACTACCGTGTACACCGTGTTCCCCTTACATTTCCAAATCTCCCCAAAGCCTTTGATGGGTTCACCATCGCTCAATTATCGGATATCCATACCGGAAGTTTCGATAGCAAGTCGAGCGTGTTGAAGGGGATAGAAATGGTGAATGATCTCAAAGCGGATCTGGTGGTATTCACAGGCGACTTAGTCAATTCGAGATCAGATGAGGTGCTTCCCTTTATGGATATATTTTCGAAACTATCCAGTCCCAATGGGGTAATGTCAACTAAAGGGAATCACGACTACGGAATTTACTACCAATGGGAAAACCAGGAAGCCCATACCCAAGATCAACTCAACTTGGCCAAATACCACAAAGAACTTGGCTTCGACCTGCTAAACAATGAAAATCGTATCCTCGAAAAGGACGGTGAAAAGATGGCCATTGTCGGCGTTGAAAACTGGGGATTACCGCCCTTCCCACAAGTAGGAGATTTGGACAAAGCCCTGCAAGGAACCGAAGAAGTGCCCTTTACCGTGCTTCTTTCCCATGATCCTTCGCACTGGGACGAAAAGGTTTTGTCGCACTCCAGAAACATCGATCTTACCTTGAGTGGACATACCCATGGAATGCAATTTGGCGTGGATCTCACCTGGCTCAAATGGAGTCCGGTGAAGTATAAGTATCCTCGCTGGGCCGGCCTCTATCGGGAAGCGGATCAATATCTATACGTTAATCGCGGATTTGGATTTATCGGATTCCCTGGCCGGGTAGGTATCTTACCCGAAATCACTTTGTTTGAGTTAAAGCGAGGATAG